Proteins co-encoded in one Opitutus terrae PB90-1 genomic window:
- the pncA gene encoding bifunctional nicotinamidase/pyrazinamidase: MRALILVDLQNDFLPTGALPVPDGDAVLAVANRAIGSGDFACVVATQDWHPREHGSFAANHPGRRVGEVILLDGLEQVLWPVHCVQDTAGAELAPGLDVHGLERVFRKGTDPRIDSYSGFFDNGHRKSTGLGDYLRERGVTHVAVLGLALDYCVKFTALDARQLGFEVEVIANGCRAVNVQPGDDERAIVALREDGVAVVNRYSAG, encoded by the coding sequence ATGCGTGCGCTTATTCTCGTCGATCTCCAAAACGATTTTCTACCCACGGGCGCGTTGCCGGTACCGGATGGCGATGCGGTGCTGGCGGTGGCGAACCGCGCGATCGGATCGGGCGACTTCGCCTGCGTCGTGGCGACGCAGGACTGGCATCCGCGCGAGCATGGCAGTTTTGCGGCGAATCATCCGGGCCGGCGGGTGGGCGAGGTGATCCTGCTCGACGGATTGGAACAGGTGCTCTGGCCGGTACACTGCGTGCAGGACACCGCGGGCGCGGAGTTGGCGCCAGGGCTGGATGTGCATGGCCTCGAGCGGGTGTTTCGAAAAGGCACGGATCCGCGGATCGACAGCTACAGCGGCTTTTTCGACAACGGCCACCGCAAGTCCACCGGCCTGGGCGACTACCTCCGCGAGCGGGGTGTGACTCACGTCGCCGTGCTCGGGCTGGCGTTGGATTACTGCGTGAAGTTCACCGCGCTCGATGCGCGCCAACTCGGGTTCGAGGTGGAGGTGATCGCGAACGGTTGTCGCGCGGTGAACGTGCAGCCCGGCGACGACGAGCGCGCGATCGTCGCGCTCCGGGAAGACGGCGTCGCGGTGGTGAACCGCTACAGTGCTGGCTAA
- a CDS encoding HypC/HybG/HupF family hydrogenase formation chaperone, which yields MPGRILAISGADFFRTARVDFGGIVKEVNLACVPEARLDDYVLVHVGVALSVIDEREAAEVFSYLKQMEELAELAPPPPVDSSPPATPPS from the coding sequence GTGCCGGGTCGAATCCTCGCGATCTCCGGAGCTGATTTCTTCCGCACCGCGCGCGTGGATTTCGGTGGAATCGTCAAGGAAGTGAACCTGGCCTGCGTGCCGGAAGCTCGCCTCGACGATTACGTGCTCGTCCACGTCGGTGTCGCGCTCAGCGTCATCGACGAACGCGAGGCCGCAGAGGTGTTTTCCTACCTCAAACAAATGGAGGAGCTCGCGGAGTTGGCGCCGCCGCCGCCGGTCGACTCTTCGCCCCCTGCTACGCCTCCGTCGTGA
- the hypD gene encoding hydrogenase formation protein HypD, which yields MKFVDEYRDAPAAHQLADAIARRVTRPWTLMEICGGQTHSILKFGIDELLPRAVTLVHGPGCPVCVTPVELIDAAIALAGRPGVVLCSFGDMLRVPGSGSDLLTARARGAEVRTVYSPLDAVALAQREPAREVVFFAVGFETTAPANAMAVLQAHRLKLRNFSLLISHVLVPPAIAAILSAPDNCVQGFLAAGHVCTVMGLEEYHPLAAQFHVPIVATGFEPVDILRGVLDCIEQLESGRAEVTNAYGRVVREAGNPHAQAVMREVFIPCDRNWRGLGVIPHSGLTLREEFASFDALRRFDLAAVATATAGECIAGTILRGRAKPPACAAFGTRCTPEHPLGAPMVSSEGACAAYYRYRARSSP from the coding sequence GTGAAATTCGTTGACGAGTATCGCGACGCTCCCGCCGCACACCAACTCGCCGACGCGATCGCGCGGCGCGTGACACGTCCGTGGACGCTGATGGAAATCTGCGGGGGTCAAACCCACAGCATCCTCAAATTTGGAATCGATGAACTGCTGCCGCGCGCGGTGACGCTCGTGCACGGACCGGGCTGCCCCGTGTGCGTCACTCCGGTGGAATTGATCGACGCAGCGATCGCTCTCGCCGGCCGTCCCGGCGTCGTCCTGTGCTCCTTCGGCGACATGCTGCGCGTGCCCGGCTCGGGGTCGGACCTGCTCACCGCCCGCGCGCGCGGGGCCGAGGTGCGCACCGTGTATTCGCCGCTCGATGCGGTGGCGCTGGCGCAGCGCGAACCCGCGCGCGAAGTGGTGTTCTTCGCGGTCGGCTTCGAAACCACGGCGCCGGCCAACGCCATGGCCGTTCTGCAAGCGCACCGCCTCAAGCTGCGAAACTTCTCACTGCTGATTTCGCACGTGCTGGTGCCGCCCGCGATTGCCGCGATTTTATCCGCGCCCGACAATTGCGTGCAGGGATTTCTCGCCGCCGGTCATGTGTGCACGGTGATGGGTTTGGAAGAATATCATCCCCTTGCGGCGCAGTTCCACGTGCCGATCGTCGCCACGGGTTTTGAACCGGTGGACATTCTGCGCGGGGTGCTCGATTGCATCGAGCAACTCGAGAGCGGCCGCGCCGAAGTGACCAACGCCTACGGTCGCGTCGTCCGTGAGGCCGGCAACCCGCACGCCCAAGCAGTCATGCGCGAGGTCTTCATACCCTGCGATCGCAACTGGCGCGGGCTCGGGGTGATTCCGCACAGCGGGCTCACACTCCGCGAGGAGTTCGCGTCGTTCGACGCGCTGCGGCGCTTCGATCTCGCCGCGGTAGCCACGGCCACCGCAGGCGAATGCATCGCCGGCACGATTCTGCGCGGGCGCGCGAAGCCGCCGGCCTGCGCCGCATTCGGCACGCGCTGCACTCCTGAGCATCCACTCGGCGCCCCGATGGTTTCCAGCGAGGGCGCCTGCGCGGCGTATTATCGCTACCGCGCGCGTAGCTCACCGTAA
- the hypE gene encoding hydrogenase expression/formation protein HypE, translated as MAHAEITLAHGGGGRLTQQLIERVFGPAFRNPALDARHDGAVLNVPAGVRLAFTTDTHVVKPLFFPGGDIGALAVTGTVNDLAMCGARPRWLSAGFVLEEGLPMETLERVVRSMADAARAANVEIVTGDTKVVERGKGDGVYINTAGIGWIEQPGTIGPAAVRPGDAVVLSGDIGRHGMAILAQREGLAFESPIVSDCAPLWPAVEALLAGGIEVHCLRDLTRGGLATALIEIAESARCGIAIDEAKVAVTEPVRGACELLGLDSFYVANEGRCVAFMPAVQADAAQSLLARTAPGGPVVSIGRVSGGPAGQVTLRSVLGVERVLDRLSGEQLPRIC; from the coding sequence ATGGCGCACGCCGAGATCACGCTTGCGCATGGGGGCGGCGGCCGGCTCACGCAGCAGCTGATCGAGCGGGTGTTCGGTCCGGCGTTCCGCAACCCTGCGCTGGACGCGCGGCACGATGGCGCGGTGTTGAATGTGCCGGCCGGCGTGCGGCTCGCGTTCACGACCGACACGCACGTGGTGAAGCCGCTGTTCTTCCCAGGCGGGGATATTGGAGCGCTGGCCGTGACCGGCACGGTCAACGATTTGGCGATGTGCGGCGCGCGGCCGCGCTGGCTGAGCGCGGGATTCGTGTTGGAGGAGGGATTGCCGATGGAAACGCTCGAGCGCGTGGTGCGTTCGATGGCCGACGCCGCGCGGGCGGCGAACGTCGAGATCGTGACGGGCGACACGAAAGTGGTGGAGCGCGGAAAGGGAGACGGGGTTTACATCAACACCGCCGGAATCGGCTGGATCGAACAACCGGGCACCATCGGGCCGGCCGCCGTGCGACCCGGCGACGCCGTGGTGTTGAGCGGAGACATCGGCCGGCACGGCATGGCGATTCTCGCGCAGCGGGAGGGACTCGCATTCGAATCGCCGATCGTGAGCGACTGTGCGCCGCTGTGGCCGGCGGTGGAGGCGCTGCTGGCCGGCGGCATCGAAGTGCACTGTCTGCGGGATTTAACGCGAGGCGGCTTGGCAACGGCGCTGATCGAGATCGCGGAATCGGCGCGGTGCGGCATCGCGATCGACGAGGCGAAGGTCGCGGTCACAGAGCCGGTGCGGGGCGCGTGCGAACTGCTCGGGCTCGACTCATTTTACGTGGCCAACGAGGGTCGCTGCGTCGCGTTCATGCCGGCGGTCCAGGCGGACGCGGCGCAGAGCCTCCTCGCGCGCACCGCACCGGGCGGCCCGGTGGTCAGCATCGGACGCGTGAGCGGCGGTCCGGCCGGCCAGGTGACGCTACGCTCGGTGCTCGGCGTCGAGCGCGTGCTGGATCGCCTCAGCGGCGAACAGCTGCCGCGGATCTGCTGA
- a CDS encoding sulfite exporter TauE/SafE family protein codes for MIHTLAGPDHYVPFVAMARARNWSWQRTSWITLACGLGHLTSSIGLGIVAAWFGVELQRVAHIESVRGSVATWGLIAFGAIYFAWGLRRAARGQSHDHAHWHTQTGLHRHAHSHEGEHIHVHAGAQVEDGTGRARSITPWVLFAIFVFGPCEPMIPLVMVPAAERDWLGVALVSVVFGTMTLLAMLGAVLLGLYGVQRIRLGVAERYTHALAGLTLLLTGGAMAAFGL; via the coding sequence GTGATTCATACGCTGGCGGGGCCGGACCATTACGTGCCGTTTGTGGCGATGGCACGGGCGAGAAACTGGAGCTGGCAGCGGACGAGCTGGATCACGCTCGCGTGCGGCCTCGGGCACCTCACCAGCTCGATCGGCCTTGGAATCGTGGCCGCATGGTTCGGGGTGGAACTGCAGCGCGTGGCGCACATCGAGTCGGTGCGTGGAAGCGTGGCGACCTGGGGCTTGATCGCGTTTGGTGCGATTTACTTTGCCTGGGGATTGCGCCGCGCCGCACGAGGTCAGTCGCACGATCATGCGCATTGGCACACGCAGACCGGATTGCATCGGCACGCGCATTCCCACGAAGGTGAGCACATCCATGTCCACGCTGGCGCGCAGGTGGAGGACGGGACTGGACGAGCGCGATCGATCACGCCGTGGGTGTTATTCGCGATTTTCGTGTTCGGACCGTGTGAACCGATGATCCCGCTGGTGATGGTGCCGGCGGCGGAACGGGACTGGTTGGGTGTGGCGCTGGTTTCGGTCGTGTTCGGCACGATGACATTGCTCGCCATGCTCGGCGCCGTGCTGCTCGGGCTTTACGGCGTGCAGCGGATCCGGCTGGGTGTCGCGGAGCGCTATACGCACGCGCTGGCCGGACTCACGCTGCTGCTCACGGGCGGGGCAATGGCGGCGTTTGGGTTGTGA
- the hypA gene encoding hydrogenase maturation nickel metallochaperone HypA yields the protein MHEFGLAESALQSALAAARDAHAAQVLRVVIRIGELSGVDAESFRFAFASIRAGTPASEAELEIEAVPAKARCGACGRGFSPADSVDGGCPHCGSPHVTIAAGRELDLVRLEVS from the coding sequence ATGCACGAGTTCGGCCTGGCCGAATCTGCCCTGCAGTCCGCGCTCGCCGCCGCGCGCGACGCCCACGCTGCCCAGGTGCTTCGCGTCGTCATCCGTATCGGCGAGCTGTCCGGGGTCGACGCAGAGTCCTTCCGTTTTGCCTTTGCGTCGATTCGTGCCGGCACACCCGCAAGCGAGGCCGAGTTGGAAATCGAAGCCGTGCCGGCAAAGGCTCGTTGCGGCGCCTGCGGCCGAGGCTTCAGTCCGGCCGATTCCGTTGACGGCGGTTGTCCGCATTGCGGCTCGCCACACGTAACGATCGCGGCCGGCCGCGAACTCGACTTGGTGCGACTCGAAGTTTCCTGA
- the hypB gene encoding hydrogenase nickel incorporation protein HypB: MATDPRPPPAAADVIHVDVRDPADELPAPPGDPVPGVARTLDLKVRLLDENDRQASANRTLLGSRGIRALNFVSAPGSGKTTLLQRTLAALESEIRCAVLVGDLETDNDARRLRRPGLPVAQITTGSACHLDASMIARGLAALPLEGVRLLFIENVGNLVCPASFDLGENRRVVLLSCTEGEDKPLKYPPMFASAHAVLLTKTDLAAAAGFDLAAARAAIKRAAPQAAMFELSARTGEGFDAWLAYLRALL, translated from the coding sequence ATGGCCACCGATCCCCGCCCCCCGCCCGCTGCGGCCGACGTGATCCACGTCGACGTGCGCGATCCCGCCGACGAACTCCCCGCACCGCCTGGTGATCCGGTGCCTGGGGTCGCGCGGACGCTCGATCTCAAGGTGAGACTGCTCGACGAGAACGACCGTCAGGCCTCAGCCAACCGCACGCTCCTCGGCAGCCGCGGCATTCGCGCCCTCAATTTCGTCTCGGCACCAGGCTCGGGCAAAACCACGTTGCTGCAGCGCACGCTCGCCGCGCTCGAATCCGAGATTCGCTGCGCCGTTCTCGTGGGCGATCTCGAGACCGACAACGACGCACGCCGACTCCGTCGCCCCGGTCTCCCGGTCGCACAGATCACCACTGGCAGCGCCTGTCACCTCGACGCGAGCATGATCGCGCGTGGACTCGCCGCCCTCCCACTCGAGGGCGTGCGGCTGCTGTTTATCGAGAACGTCGGCAACCTCGTGTGCCCCGCTTCCTTCGATCTCGGAGAAAACCGCCGCGTCGTGCTGCTGTCGTGCACCGAAGGGGAAGACAAGCCGCTGAAGTATCCGCCGATGTTCGCCAGCGCGCACGCTGTGCTGCTCACGAAAACCGATCTCGCCGCCGCCGCCGGATTCGATCTCGCCGCCGCACGTGCCGCGATTAAACGCGCTGCGCCTCAGGCGGCGATGTTCGAGCTGTCCGCACGCACCGGCGAAGGCTTCGACGCCTGGCTGGCTTATCTTCGCGCGCTGCTGTGA
- the hypF gene encoding carbamoyltransferase HypF, producing the protein MNDHDAGGKDVSSMITGGTPVPHAARATRSPPASSDDDDRLLEITGTVQGIGFRPFVARLAKELRIRGWVRNNPRGAALRIAGAPDRLDEFLLRLRAELPAAGKIDSLEQPPAGVRADLPPCPAAGFEIIASATTEPPTSAVTPDLAICADCLAELGSPRDRRHGYPFINCTHCGPRYTILRALPYDRPNTTMAEFVMCHDCAREYGDPRNRRHHAQPNACSVCGPHVTLEDPPGKKLAERDEAIAAAAASLLHGNIVAVKGIGGFHLLADGTNETAVAELRRRKHREEKPLAVMFPSLAAVREMAELSEEEERQLTSAAAPIVLVRRRPGAALAVSIAPGNPCVGAFLPYTPLHKLLLDACARPLVATSGNLAEEPLCTGNVEARERLGRIADLFLTHNRAIARPIDDSVIRVARDGPVLLRRARGFAPTPLPLPADCRCRPPLLCVGGELKSTIAVTTDTNLVLSPHIGDLESPLARAAFRHTIDLFRSLHELTFRAVGCDAHPDYASTIFAESLGLPVVRVQHHLAHLLACLLEHGGGPERVLGVAWDGTGYGSDGTIWGGEFIVVDRRAHTARRVGHLRPFRLPGGEAAIRAPWRTALGLLHALSPDASTALNTLPNTPEAQQVRALLDGGRHAPITTSAGRLFDGVAAMLGLRQQVTFEGQAAMDVEAIATDAEPNITGWPMPIGTSEQTGRLELDWRPALAALTRELAHTPVPTLAARFHATLAAGIAALAERVGIEDVVLSGGCFQNVRLLELTTAALQAKGFRVLRHRMLPPNDGGIAAGQALGALWGITSVE; encoded by the coding sequence GTGAATGACCACGATGCAGGTGGCAAGGACGTCTCGTCCATGATCACGGGCGGGACGCCCGTGCCACACGCAGCGCGAGCCACCCGCTCTCCACCGGCGTCATCCGACGACGACGACCGGTTGTTGGAAATCACCGGCACGGTGCAGGGCATCGGGTTTCGCCCGTTTGTCGCGCGGCTGGCCAAAGAGCTGCGGATTCGCGGTTGGGTTCGCAACAATCCCCGCGGAGCCGCGCTGCGGATCGCTGGCGCTCCCGACCGCTTGGACGAGTTTCTCCTCCGGCTGCGTGCCGAACTGCCCGCCGCCGGGAAAATCGACTCACTGGAGCAACCTCCCGCGGGCGTCCGCGCCGACCTGCCCCCTTGTCCCGCCGCCGGCTTCGAGATCATCGCGAGTGCGACCACCGAACCGCCTACGTCGGCCGTCACGCCCGACCTGGCGATCTGCGCGGACTGTTTGGCCGAGCTCGGAAGTCCGCGCGATCGCCGCCACGGATATCCGTTTATCAACTGCACGCACTGCGGTCCACGCTACACGATTCTTCGTGCGCTGCCCTACGACCGACCGAACACGACGATGGCGGAGTTCGTGATGTGTCACGACTGCGCCCGCGAATACGGCGATCCGCGCAACCGTCGCCATCACGCGCAGCCGAACGCGTGTTCCGTTTGCGGACCGCACGTGACGCTGGAGGATCCCCCCGGAAAAAAACTCGCGGAGCGCGACGAGGCGATCGCAGCCGCGGCTGCATCCCTGCTGCACGGAAACATTGTCGCGGTGAAAGGCATCGGCGGATTTCATCTGCTGGCCGATGGCACCAACGAAACCGCGGTCGCAGAGCTGCGCCGCCGCAAGCATCGCGAGGAGAAACCGCTCGCCGTCATGTTTCCCTCGCTCGCCGCGGTCCGCGAAATGGCCGAGCTCAGCGAGGAGGAGGAGCGACAACTCACGTCGGCCGCCGCGCCGATCGTGCTGGTGCGCCGTCGGCCCGGCGCGGCGCTCGCCGTTTCGATCGCTCCCGGCAACCCGTGCGTTGGCGCGTTCCTGCCCTACACTCCGCTGCACAAGCTGCTACTCGACGCGTGTGCCCGGCCGCTGGTCGCCACCAGCGGCAACCTCGCCGAGGAGCCGCTCTGCACCGGGAACGTCGAAGCGCGCGAACGGCTCGGCCGGATCGCCGACCTGTTCCTCACGCACAACCGCGCCATCGCGCGACCGATCGACGACTCTGTCATCCGCGTGGCGCGCGATGGGCCGGTCCTGCTCCGCCGAGCGCGGGGCTTCGCGCCGACCCCCTTGCCCCTCCCCGCCGATTGCCGGTGCCGGCCGCCGCTACTGTGCGTGGGGGGAGAGCTGAAAAGCACCATCGCCGTGACCACGGACACCAACCTCGTGCTCAGTCCGCATATCGGCGACCTGGAAAGTCCGCTCGCGCGCGCGGCCTTTCGCCACACGATCGACCTGTTCCGCTCGCTGCACGAGCTCACCTTCCGCGCCGTCGGGTGCGACGCGCATCCCGATTACGCGTCGACGATTTTCGCGGAATCCCTGGGGCTGCCGGTGGTTCGCGTGCAGCATCATCTCGCGCACCTGCTGGCTTGTCTGCTGGAACACGGCGGCGGGCCAGAGCGCGTGCTTGGCGTGGCGTGGGACGGCACCGGCTACGGCAGCGACGGCACGATCTGGGGCGGCGAGTTCATCGTCGTCGATCGTCGCGCGCACACCGCGCGGCGCGTCGGTCACCTTCGCCCCTTTCGGCTGCCCGGCGGCGAGGCCGCAATTCGGGCGCCGTGGCGGACAGCGCTCGGTCTGCTCCACGCCCTCTCGCCTGATGCATCAACCGCGCTGAACACCCTGCCCAACACCCCAGAAGCGCAGCAAGTCCGCGCGCTGCTCGACGGCGGCCGGCACGCGCCGATCACGACCAGCGCCGGCCGGCTGTTTGACGGCGTGGCCGCGATGCTCGGGCTTCGCCAGCAAGTCACTTTCGAGGGACAGGCCGCGATGGACGTGGAAGCGATTGCTACCGATGCAGAGCCCAACATCACCGGCTGGCCGATGCCGATCGGGACATCCGAGCAAACCGGCCGGCTCGAGCTCGACTGGCGCCCGGCGCTGGCCGCGCTCACCCGCGAACTCGCGCACACGCCGGTGCCGACGCTGGCAGCGCGTTTTCACGCCACGCTCGCCGCAGGCATCGCCGCGCTGGCCGAGCGTGTCGGCATCGAGGACGTCGTACTGAGCGGCGGCTGTTTTCAAAACGTCCGGTTGCTCGAGCTCACCACCGCCGCGCTGCAGGCGAAAGGTTTTCGCGTGCTGCGACATCGCATGCTGCCGCCCAACGACGGCGGCATCGCCGCCGGTCAGGCCCTCGGCGCGTTGTGGGGGATCACGTCGGTCGAATGA